From Granulicella cerasi, a single genomic window includes:
- a CDS encoding WecB/TagA/CpsF family glycosyltransferase, producing MVKWQRESDKAKFTTILGVDFFHGTANEAVNYISSRGGLLVVPAAPALKDIQSNPGYREALLGADLAITDSAFMVLVWNLVGRGRKIHRVSGLEYLVQLLDRREASRPGNMMWIMPGRESADRNLAYLRERGIHIPDEHVVLAPMYGKEIEDKPLLELIERTKPKHIVIAVGGGTQERLGLYLKQNLSYLPSIHCIGAAIAFLSGDQVHIPMWADKFYMGWLFRSLDNPKRFVPRYWAARKLFGLMLRYRDRLPEPQ from the coding sequence GTGGTCAAATGGCAGCGTGAATCGGATAAGGCGAAGTTCACCACGATCTTAGGCGTGGACTTCTTTCATGGCACAGCGAATGAAGCGGTGAATTACATCAGCAGCCGTGGCGGCTTGCTGGTCGTTCCTGCAGCTCCGGCCCTCAAAGACATTCAGTCGAATCCCGGCTATCGCGAAGCACTGCTCGGTGCGGACCTCGCGATCACCGACTCGGCATTCATGGTGCTCGTTTGGAACCTCGTCGGCCGCGGGCGTAAGATCCACCGGGTCTCGGGGCTTGAATATCTGGTGCAGTTGCTGGATCGTCGCGAAGCCTCACGCCCTGGCAACATGATGTGGATCATGCCCGGTCGTGAAAGCGCCGACCGCAACCTTGCTTACCTGCGCGAGCGTGGCATTCATATTCCGGACGAGCACGTTGTCCTCGCGCCGATGTACGGCAAAGAGATCGAAGACAAGCCCCTGCTGGAGCTGATCGAACGCACGAAGCCGAAGCACATCGTGATCGCCGTGGGCGGCGGAACGCAGGAGCGGCTCGGACTGTACCTGAAGCAGAACCTCAGCTATCTGCCGAGCATCCACTGCATCGGTGCAGCGATCGCGTTCCTCAGCGGCGATCAGGTCCACATTCCCATGTGGGCGGATAAGTTCTACATGGGCTGGCTTTTCCGCTCGCTCGACAACCCGAAGCGCTTCGTTCCGCGCTACTGGGCCGCGCGGAAGCTCTTCGGCCTGATGCTGCGCTACCGCGACCGGCTCCCCGAGCCGCAGTAG
- a CDS encoding hemolysin family protein, which produces MLVHGSLIAFFILANSFFVAAEFALISVRETRIEQMIAQNRPGARTVLALKHNIDEFLPAVQFGVTLASLALGGLGEPAIADALVAVMHRWGFASHHTLLYAHSLAAVVAFAIITYFEVLLGELVPKSLALQRAERIALAVAGPMEVFIRMTRPAVKVMNASAAGVLKIFRAPLQGESAAHSPEELKLMASASRRSGQLPEVQEAMIHRAIELNHVAVSEIMTPRGKIFSLPADMPLEAASSRMVDEQHSRVPVYDPTEGRDHIIGIVHEKDVARLMHFRALAGTRSASGMTLRQVMREALVVPETKLAVEMLEEFRERRRQMAIVVDEFGSTLGLVTAEDVLEQIVGELEDEFDVGRQLSPLPEGATIDLEGSVSLRDLVTQLRWKLPRAAGVETVAGLILMQLGHIPEVGESAVAEGRRFIVTEMDGNRIAHVRVVPVAQPVDEANATEEVVAE; this is translated from the coding sequence ATGCTTGTTCACGGGAGCCTGATCGCCTTCTTCATTTTGGCGAACAGCTTCTTTGTGGCTGCGGAGTTTGCGTTGATCAGCGTGCGCGAGACGCGCATTGAGCAGATGATTGCGCAAAACCGGCCCGGCGCGCGCACCGTTCTTGCGCTCAAACACAACATCGACGAGTTTCTGCCCGCCGTGCAGTTCGGCGTTACGCTGGCGAGCCTGGCGCTGGGTGGCCTGGGCGAGCCTGCGATCGCCGACGCGCTCGTCGCGGTGATGCATCGCTGGGGCTTTGCAAGCCATCACACCTTGCTTTATGCGCATTCGCTGGCCGCCGTCGTCGCGTTTGCGATCATCACGTACTTCGAAGTGCTGCTGGGCGAACTGGTGCCGAAGTCGCTGGCGCTGCAGCGTGCAGAGCGCATCGCGCTCGCCGTGGCCGGGCCGATGGAGGTCTTCATCCGCATGACGCGCCCGGCGGTGAAGGTGATGAACGCCTCGGCTGCGGGTGTGCTGAAGATCTTCCGTGCGCCGCTGCAAGGTGAGTCCGCCGCGCATTCGCCGGAGGAGCTGAAGCTGATGGCTTCGGCGAGCCGCCGCAGCGGTCAGTTGCCCGAGGTGCAGGAGGCGATGATTCATCGCGCGATCGAGCTGAATCATGTGGCCGTGAGCGAGATCATGACGCCGCGCGGCAAGATCTTCTCGCTGCCCGCGGATATGCCGCTCGAAGCGGCGAGCAGCCGTATGGTGGACGAGCAGCACTCGCGCGTGCCGGTCTATGACCCCACCGAGGGCCGCGACCACATCATTGGCATCGTGCATGAGAAGGATGTGGCGCGACTGATGCACTTCCGCGCGCTCGCCGGAACGCGCAGCGCGAGCGGCATGACGCTCCGCCAGGTGATGCGCGAGGCGCTGGTGGTGCCGGAGACGAAGCTCGCTGTGGAGATGCTCGAGGAGTTCCGCGAACGCCGTCGGCAGATGGCGATCGTGGTGGATGAGTTTGGCTCCACGCTCGGACTGGTGACAGCCGAAGATGTGCTTGAGCAGATCGTCGGGGAGCTCGAGGACGAGTTCGATGTGGGGCGTCAGCTTTCTCCGCTGCCGGAGGGTGCGACGATCGATCTGGAAGGCTCGGTGAGCCTGCGGGATCTCGTGACGCAGCTCCGCTGGAAGCTGCCGCGTGCGGCGGGTGTGGAGACGGTCGCCGGCTTGATCCTGATGCAGCTCGGACACATTCCCGAGGTAGGCGAGAGTGCCGTGGCCGAAGGGCGGCGCTTCATTGTGACGGAGATGGATGGCAACCGCATTGCGCATGTGCGAGTGGTGCCGGTGGCGCAGCCTGTGGACGAGGCCAACGCGACGGAAGAGGTTGTTGCTGAGTGA
- the modA gene encoding molybdate ABC transporter substrate-binding protein, translated as MAVLLTLLSAHKLIAQAKELHVAAAADLAPVLPILAAQYEKQTGVKVIASFGSSAALTTQLQNGAPFDVFLSADTAHPQQLADAHLSDGALMPYAHGTLVLWARKDSVAQPLTLASLQKPEVTRIAMANPTHAPYGLAAKQYLTHEHLIAALATKLVTAENIAQTAQFAESGNAQAGLISLTTANTPHFREIGSYVLIPQADYAPLVQAAVVMHDAKDRTAAHAFLKWLTCTKTQAQLKPLGLEPVR; from the coding sequence TTGGCCGTTCTTCTCACATTGTTATCAGCGCATAAGCTGATCGCACAGGCCAAGGAACTGCACGTGGCCGCCGCCGCCGACCTCGCGCCCGTGCTGCCCATCCTCGCCGCGCAGTACGAAAAACAGACCGGCGTGAAGGTCATCGCAAGCTTCGGCTCCTCCGCCGCACTCACCACGCAACTGCAGAACGGCGCGCCTTTCGACGTGTTTCTCTCGGCCGACACCGCGCATCCGCAGCAACTCGCCGACGCCCACCTCTCCGATGGCGCCCTCATGCCCTACGCGCACGGCACGCTGGTGCTCTGGGCGCGGAAGGACTCCGTCGCCCAGCCGCTTACGCTCGCCTCGCTGCAAAAGCCCGAGGTCACGCGGATCGCGATGGCGAACCCGACGCACGCGCCCTACGGCCTCGCGGCCAAGCAGTACCTCACGCACGAACATCTGATCGCCGCGCTCGCGACGAAGCTCGTCACCGCCGAGAACATCGCGCAGACCGCACAGTTCGCCGAGAGCGGCAACGCGCAAGCCGGGCTGATTTCGCTGACCACCGCGAACACGCCGCACTTCCGCGAGATCGGCAGCTACGTCCTCATCCCGCAGGCAGACTACGCGCCGCTCGTGCAGGCAGCGGTCGTAATGCACGACGCCAAAGACCGCACCGCCGCACATGCGTTTCTCAAGTGGCTCACCTGCACGAAGACGCAAGCGCAGCTCAAGCCACTCGGGCTGGAACCTGTTCGCTAG
- a CDS encoding M1 family metallopeptidase, which yields MNLFLRASLAAVAVVCLPVWSQAPAVSNYKPLETFAPLTLPESVNAYRSASGAPGPQHWQNRADYAIDAKIDTATKTLSASEVITYTNHSPDALDVLWLNMEQNTYRADSRSLAFAGGKRARSEGRSTDGDLLDVVELLGEGKGAKPAAAKFVVSDTRMRVELPTPLKTGGKIRLRVTYHYTVPGEWGGRTSWGKYKDGEVYDIAQWYPRLCVYDDLKGWNTEPYLANEFFLEYGDFTYSVTVPANFIVAGSGELVNSAEVLTKGELARLAEARKSDKTVMIRTAEEAAAASAQPTTSTKTWRFVMHNTRDVAFSASPVFVWDAARINLPAGKTALAQSVYPVEAVGQDAWSRSTEYMKDSVERFSARWFPYPYPNAINVAGPTEGMEYPGIVFDGPQERKDVTFFIAAHEIGHTWFPMIVGSNERTHAWMDEGFNTFIDIFESDDFNHGEYGPKRDGEYAPLKDQTPADQIQKVLADPNAPALMMRSDVVRNEYRHPVTYFKGAFGLVLLREQILGPERFDRAFRKYIADWAYKHPSPSDFFRTMESEGGEDLSYFWRGWYFENWQRDVAVTAVAYVDPAAPAKGVKVTVENRDKLVLPCILRVELEGGAHVDVQVPAETWMQNASHTFTVVTPAKAVRVVLDPEHKVPDSHRENDAMDVK from the coding sequence ATGAACCTGTTTTTGCGTGCGTCGTTGGCGGCTGTGGCCGTCGTGTGCCTGCCGGTGTGGTCGCAGGCGCCTGCAGTGAGCAACTACAAGCCGCTGGAGACGTTTGCTCCGTTGACGTTGCCGGAGTCGGTGAACGCGTATCGTTCGGCATCGGGCGCGCCCGGGCCACAGCATTGGCAGAACCGCGCGGACTATGCGATTGACGCGAAGATCGACACGGCGACGAAGACGCTGAGCGCGAGCGAGGTCATCACCTATACAAACCACTCGCCCGATGCGCTTGATGTGTTGTGGCTGAACATGGAGCAGAACACCTATCGCGCAGACTCGCGTTCGTTGGCGTTTGCGGGCGGCAAGCGTGCGCGCTCGGAAGGCCGTTCCACGGACGGCGACTTGCTCGATGTGGTTGAGCTGCTGGGTGAAGGCAAGGGCGCGAAGCCTGCTGCGGCGAAGTTTGTAGTGAGCGACACGCGCATGCGTGTGGAGCTGCCGACGCCCTTGAAGACGGGCGGGAAGATTCGTCTGCGAGTGACCTACCACTACACGGTTCCCGGCGAGTGGGGCGGACGTACGTCCTGGGGGAAATACAAAGACGGCGAGGTCTATGACATCGCGCAGTGGTACCCGCGGCTCTGTGTGTACGACGACCTGAAAGGCTGGAACACCGAGCCGTATCTCGCGAATGAGTTCTTCTTGGAGTACGGCGATTTCACCTACTCGGTGACGGTTCCGGCGAACTTCATCGTGGCCGGCTCGGGTGAGTTGGTGAACTCCGCCGAGGTGTTGACGAAGGGGGAGCTCGCTCGGTTGGCAGAAGCTCGCAAGAGCGACAAGACCGTGATGATTCGCACGGCGGAGGAGGCTGCAGCGGCTTCTGCGCAGCCGACGACATCCACGAAGACCTGGCGCTTCGTGATGCACAACACGCGCGATGTGGCGTTCTCGGCGTCGCCAGTGTTTGTGTGGGACGCGGCGCGGATCAACTTGCCGGCGGGCAAAACGGCGCTGGCGCAAAGCGTGTATCCGGTCGAAGCCGTCGGACAGGACGCGTGGTCGCGCTCGACCGAGTACATGAAGGATTCGGTGGAGCGCTTCTCGGCGCGCTGGTTCCCGTATCCGTATCCGAACGCGATCAACGTAGCCGGGCCAACGGAGGGCATGGAGTATCCGGGCATCGTCTTCGACGGGCCGCAGGAGCGCAAAGATGTGACCTTCTTCATCGCCGCGCATGAGATCGGGCATACGTGGTTCCCGATGATCGTCGGCTCGAACGAGCGCACACATGCGTGGATGGACGAGGGCTTCAACACCTTCATCGACATCTTCGAGAGCGACGACTTCAATCATGGCGAGTACGGCCCGAAGCGTGACGGCGAGTACGCTCCGTTGAAGGACCAGACGCCTGCCGACCAGATTCAGAAGGTGCTTGCTGACCCGAACGCTCCGGCATTGATGATGCGTTCGGACGTCGTGCGCAACGAGTATCGCCATCCGGTGACGTACTTCAAGGGAGCGTTCGGCCTGGTGTTGCTGCGCGAGCAGATTCTTGGCCCCGAGCGCTTCGATCGTGCGTTCCGCAAGTACATCGCGGACTGGGCGTACAAGCACCCGTCGCCGTCGGACTTCTTCCGCACGATGGAGAGCGAGGGCGGAGAAGACCTCAGCTACTTCTGGCGTGGATGGTACTTCGAAAACTGGCAGCGGGATGTGGCGGTGACGGCGGTCGCGTATGTCGATCCGGCAGCCCCCGCTAAGGGCGTGAAGGTGACGGTGGAGAACCGGGACAAGCTGGTGTTGCCATGCATACTGCGCGTGGAACTCGAGGGCGGCGCGCACGTCGATGTGCAAGTGCCTGCGGAGACGTGGATGCAGAACGCTTCGCACACGTTTACGGTAGTGACGCCTGCGAAAGCGGTGCGGGTGGTGTTGGACCCCGAGCACAAGGTCCCGGACAGCCATCGCGAGAACGATGCGATGGATGTGAAGTGA
- a CDS encoding ABC transporter permease produces the protein MKRSAGWLALKRVVVTLPVLWVVVSVVFLLIHLVPGDPIAQMLGDGATASDIDHLRHQYGFDQPLWLQYTHYWRGVARADFGQSLRLHDSVLHLILQRYPYTLALTVAAMILGALVAIPAGVAAARRKNTWTDRSLGVASLFGLSFPNFALGPVLILVFSIGLGWLPVSGAGVGVGSFLAHLVLPAVTLGLGLAAILMRMVRTSMLEELSQDYIRTARAKGLSESAVVYRHALRNALNPVLTVMGLQFGSLLAGAIVTETIFGWPGLGRLTLSAISNRDYALVQGCILAIGLTYVLVNLLTDAVYALADPRMRK, from the coding sequence GTGAAGCGTAGTGCTGGTTGGTTGGCGTTGAAGCGTGTAGTGGTGACGTTGCCTGTGTTGTGGGTGGTGGTGTCGGTGGTGTTTCTGCTGATCCACCTCGTGCCGGGTGATCCCATCGCGCAGATGCTGGGCGACGGTGCGACGGCGAGTGATATCGATCATCTGCGTCATCAGTATGGCTTTGATCAGCCGTTGTGGCTGCAGTACACGCATTACTGGCGCGGAGTGGCGCGCGCAGACTTCGGGCAATCGCTCCGCTTGCATGACTCGGTGTTACACCTGATCCTGCAACGCTATCCGTATACGCTCGCGCTGACGGTGGCGGCGATGATTCTTGGCGCATTGGTGGCGATTCCTGCGGGTGTGGCAGCGGCACGGCGCAAGAATACGTGGACGGATCGCTCGCTCGGTGTAGCGAGTTTGTTTGGCTTGAGCTTTCCGAACTTTGCGCTGGGGCCGGTGCTGATCCTGGTGTTTTCGATCGGGCTGGGATGGTTGCCGGTGTCGGGCGCGGGCGTAGGTGTAGGAAGTTTCCTCGCGCACCTGGTGCTGCCCGCGGTGACGCTCGGGCTGGGGTTGGCGGCGATCCTCATGCGTATGGTGCGGACGTCGATGCTCGAGGAACTGAGCCAGGACTACATCCGCACAGCGCGCGCGAAGGGGTTGAGCGAAAGCGCGGTGGTGTATCGCCACGCGCTGCGCAATGCGCTGAACCCGGTGCTGACGGTGATGGGCCTGCAGTTCGGCTCGCTGCTCGCGGGCGCGATTGTCACGGAGACGATCTTTGGCTGGCCGGGACTGGGGCGCCTGACGCTGTCGGCGATCTCGAACCGCGATTACGCGCTGGTGCAGGGTTGCATACTGGCGATCGGGCTAACGTATGTGCTCGTGAATCTGCTGACGGATGCTGTGTACGCGCTGGCCGATCCGCGGATGCGGAAGTAG
- a CDS encoding ABC transporter permease, protein MQHDSNNKLVSWLLRYPLALIGCLLLAIISLAALVGPLLVHHDPAQIDLVARLQTPSALHWFGTDELGRDVLSRTLWGARISLCVATAVVLLSLAVGIVMGSIAGFYGGIADTAINLYLSNAFLALPGILLAVAFVAFLGPSLVNVVLALALSGWVNYARLVRAQVLHMKDREFVQAARSLGASDARLLLRHILPNIAQPLIVQAAVGMAGAILAEATLSFLGLGVQPPTATWGAMLNDARSHLFESPYLVAFPAAAVALCVLSFNLIGDGLRDALDPRSRLREGL, encoded by the coding sequence ATGCAACACGATTCGAACAACAAACTCGTAAGCTGGCTTTTGAGATATCCATTAGCGTTAATAGGTTGCCTGTTACTGGCGATCATCTCGCTGGCTGCGCTGGTCGGCCCTCTCCTCGTACACCATGATCCTGCGCAGATTGACCTCGTCGCGCGGCTGCAGACGCCCTCCGCCCTCCACTGGTTCGGCACCGACGAGCTCGGTCGTGATGTGCTCTCCCGAACCCTGTGGGGCGCGCGAATCTCGCTCTGCGTGGCAACGGCCGTCGTGCTGCTCTCGCTGGCCGTCGGGATCGTCATGGGTTCCATCGCAGGCTTTTACGGTGGCATCGCTGACACCGCGATCAACCTCTACCTGTCGAACGCCTTTCTCGCATTGCCGGGTATCTTGCTCGCCGTGGCGTTTGTGGCTTTCCTCGGGCCGTCGCTCGTGAACGTTGTCCTCGCGCTCGCGCTGTCGGGATGGGTGAACTACGCGCGCCTCGTCCGCGCGCAGGTGCTGCACATGAAAGACCGCGAGTTCGTGCAGGCCGCGCGCTCGCTGGGCGCGTCGGACGCGCGTCTTCTGCTGCGCCACATCCTGCCCAACATCGCCCAACCGCTCATCGTGCAGGCCGCAGTTGGCATGGCCGGAGCCATCCTCGCGGAAGCGACGCTCAGCTTCCTTGGCCTCGGTGTGCAGCCACCCACGGCTACCTGGGGCGCAATGCTCAACGACGCCCGCTCGCACCTCTTTGAGTCGCCGTATCTGGTCGCCTTCCCTGCGGCGGCGGTCGCGCTCTGCGTTCTCAGCTTCAACCTCATCGGCGATGGACTCCGCGATGCGCTTGACCCGCGCTCGCGCCTTCGCGAAGGGCTCTAG
- the thrB gene encoding homoserine kinase: MQTKRVRIKLPATSANLGPGFDAAALAMSMHLTVEAEPAPTWQIHATGRDPELVGSLEKNLIIDTFTSVLQDAGKKASPLRLTIHNEIPLGMGCGSSAAALCAGVALADFFGELKMGDAGIVTEASRREGHPDNVAACWLGGFTVSADTERGVETATFGTELPWQLLLAVQATSLATKKARALLPETYSKADAVFNVQRMALLTAAFAGGRRDLLRAGTEDRIHQPYRQDACPLLKALLPLAQDQKFAGVALSGAGPSVLMVLEPETTLLEAQTVVTALAGADVELIPVSIAGGAEVQELA; the protein is encoded by the coding sequence ATGCAGACGAAGCGCGTTCGCATCAAGCTGCCTGCAACCTCGGCGAACCTCGGACCGGGGTTCGACGCGGCTGCGCTGGCGATGTCCATGCATCTGACGGTGGAAGCGGAGCCTGCACCGACATGGCAGATTCACGCCACGGGCCGCGATCCTGAACTGGTGGGCTCGCTCGAAAAGAATCTCATCATCGACACCTTCACCAGCGTGCTGCAGGACGCGGGCAAGAAGGCTTCGCCGCTGCGGTTGACGATCCACAACGAGATTCCGCTGGGTATGGGTTGCGGCTCGTCGGCGGCTGCGCTCTGCGCGGGGGTGGCGCTCGCTGACTTCTTCGGTGAACTGAAGATGGGCGATGCGGGCATCGTGACGGAGGCATCGCGTCGCGAAGGCCACCCCGACAATGTGGCCGCTTGCTGGCTCGGTGGATTTACGGTGTCGGCCGACACCGAGCGCGGCGTGGAGACGGCGACCTTCGGTACAGAACTGCCGTGGCAGTTGCTGCTGGCGGTGCAGGCGACTTCACTTGCCACGAAGAAAGCGCGCGCGCTGCTGCCCGAGACTTACTCCAAGGCCGATGCGGTGTTCAATGTGCAGCGCATGGCTCTGCTGACCGCGGCATTCGCTGGCGGACGCCGCGACCTGCTGCGCGCAGGTACGGAGGACCGCATTCACCAGCCGTACCGGCAGGACGCGTGTCCGCTGCTGAAGGCGTTGCTGCCGCTGGCGCAGGACCAGAAGTTTGCGGGGGTGGCGCTGAGCGGCGCTGGGCCTTCGGTGCTCATGGTGCTGGAGCCGGAGACGACCTTGCTGGAAGCCCAGACGGTGGTGACGGCGTTGGCCGGAGCCGATGTCGAGCTAATTCCGGTGTCGATCGCTGGTGGCGCGGAAGTGCAAGAGCTGGCGTAA
- the trxA gene encoding thioredoxin yields the protein MANEFVHDVTDAEFESQVLQSSTPVLVDFWAAWCGPCRALAPVVDQVAAENQGKLKVMKMDVDKNNQTPGRYGIRGIPALLIFKDGKVAEQVVGYVPKDTIDQALGRVIA from the coding sequence ATGGCAAACGAGTTTGTTCACGATGTAACCGACGCGGAGTTTGAGTCGCAGGTACTGCAGTCGTCGACTCCGGTTCTGGTGGACTTCTGGGCTGCATGGTGCGGTCCTTGCCGTGCACTGGCTCCGGTGGTGGACCAGGTTGCTGCTGAGAACCAGGGCAAGCTGAAGGTGATGAAGATGGACGTCGACAAGAACAACCAGACGCCCGGCCGTTATGGCATCCGCGGCATTCCCGCGCTGCTGATCTTCAAAGACGGCAAGGTAGCGGAGCAGGTTGTGGGCTACGTTCCCAAGGACACCATCGACCAGGCCCTCGGACGCGTGATCGCGTAA
- a CDS encoding metallophosphoesterase family protein → MRIAVVSDTHGLQREELLPALAGAEYILHAGDVGDNRILDALRKIAPVTAIRGNVDLYGDMALLPATEALELGGHFIYMLHSVHDLDLKPEAAGFSVVLSGHSHKPGVETRNGVMYLNPGSCGPRRFSLPVTFAWLVLEPGQSPHAEIVDLLK, encoded by the coding sequence ATGCGCATCGCGGTCGTCTCCGACACCCATGGTCTACAGCGCGAAGAGCTCCTGCCGGCCCTTGCTGGCGCCGAGTACATCCTGCACGCGGGCGACGTCGGCGACAACCGTATCCTTGACGCGCTGCGGAAGATCGCGCCGGTCACAGCGATCCGCGGCAACGTAGACCTCTACGGCGATATGGCACTGCTGCCCGCGACCGAAGCCCTTGAGCTTGGCGGTCACTTCATCTACATGCTGCACTCGGTGCATGACCTCGACCTGAAGCCGGAGGCAGCAGGCTTCTCTGTCGTGCTCAGCGGCCACTCGCACAAACCCGGCGTCGAAACGCGCAACGGCGTGATGTACCTGAATCCCGGCTCCTGCGGCCCGCGCCGTTTCTCACTGCCGGTCACCTTCGCGTGGCTCGTCCTCGAACCCGGGCAATCCCCACACGCCGAGATCGTAGACCTTCTGAAATAG
- the thrC gene encoding threonine synthase, producing the protein MFEVEYPWSASAPNADEAFGPNPSALRHLWAERRTSTMAIDQSGVWRFRDLLPIVADDQIVTLREGNTPLYELPKCAAKLGLSFLLAKHQGMNPTGSFKDTGMTSALSVAASRGFEWVAVASTGNTSAAMAGYAARAGLKSMVLIPEGKIAWGKLSQSMDYGSVTVQLKTDFDGCVRVLNELVQRAPVYMLNSVNPYRLEGQKTPAFEILEQLDWRIPDHLIVPGGNLANCSALGKGFAELKHLGFIHRVPKISVIQAHGANPLFRAMQKDAGATLEPVVAETRASAIRIGNPASWRKAVRILAETGGWVEEVSEAEIALAKAEIGAEGIGCEPASAVTYAGLKKLVADGRVAPEERVVLLLTGHTLKDPEYTINYHRGELLTESELATAPAEERAAMKSLEKKPVVLEANTDEVLRTLEALQRGA; encoded by the coding sequence TTGTTTGAGGTCGAGTATCCGTGGAGCGCATCGGCGCCCAATGCGGATGAAGCCTTCGGCCCGAACCCTTCGGCGCTGCGCCACCTCTGGGCCGAGCGTCGCACCTCGACGATGGCGATTGACCAGTCGGGCGTGTGGCGTTTCCGCGACCTGCTGCCGATCGTAGCCGACGACCAGATTGTGACGCTGCGCGAAGGCAACACTCCGCTTTATGAGCTGCCGAAGTGCGCCGCGAAGCTCGGACTGAGCTTCCTGCTGGCCAAGCACCAGGGCATGAATCCGACGGGCAGCTTCAAGGACACGGGGATGACCTCCGCGCTGTCGGTAGCGGCTTCGCGCGGCTTCGAGTGGGTGGCTGTGGCTTCGACGGGCAACACCTCCGCCGCGATGGCCGGCTACGCCGCGCGCGCCGGGCTGAAGTCGATGGTGCTCATCCCCGAAGGCAAGATTGCCTGGGGCAAGCTGTCGCAGTCGATGGATTACGGCTCGGTGACGGTGCAGCTGAAGACGGACTTTGACGGCTGCGTGCGCGTGTTGAACGAGCTCGTACAGCGCGCGCCGGTGTACATGCTGAACTCGGTGAACCCGTATCGCCTGGAGGGCCAGAAGACCCCGGCGTTCGAGATCCTCGAGCAGCTCGATTGGCGTATTCCGGACCACCTGATCGTGCCGGGTGGCAACCTGGCCAATTGCTCGGCGCTGGGCAAGGGCTTTGCAGAGTTGAAGCACCTTGGCTTCATCCACCGCGTGCCGAAGATCAGCGTGATTCAGGCGCACGGCGCGAACCCGCTCTTCCGTGCGATGCAGAAGGATGCAGGCGCGACGCTTGAGCCGGTGGTCGCGGAGACGCGCGCGAGCGCGATTCGCATCGGCAATCCGGCTAGCTGGAGGAAGGCTGTTCGCATCCTCGCCGAGACCGGCGGTTGGGTGGAAGAGGTTTCAGAGGCCGAGATCGCGCTGGCGAAGGCGGAGATCGGTGCCGAGGGTATCGGTTGTGAACCGGCGTCGGCGGTAACGTACGCGGGCCTGAAGAAGCTGGTGGCCGATGGCCGCGTAGCTCCGGAAGAGCGCGTCGTGCTGCTGCTCACCGGCCACACGTTGAAGGACCCGGAGTACACGATCAACTATCACCGCGGCGAGCTGCTGACGGAATCCGAGTTGGCGACCGCTCCGGCAGAGGAGCGCGCAGCGATGAAGTCGCTCGAGAAGAAGCCGGTCGTGCTTGAAGCCAACACCGACGAAGTGCTGCGGACGCTCGAAGCGCTGCAACGGGGAGCGTAG
- the modB gene encoding molybdate ABC transporter permease subunit, translating to MDFAALRLTLELAALTTALLLCVSVPLAAWVAGSTRWYARAVEAAIALPLVLPPTVLGFYLLVGLGPRTAAGRAIATLLGHSLAFSFAGLVVGSMLYSLPFAMQPLIVAFRAVPALQREAASILGASPLQVFRRITLPLAKQGFLAAAVLAFAHTVGEFGVVLMLGGDIPGSTRTLSIAIFDQVQEGNYAAANTMSLALLVLSFVALLAVYARRSRRSAHA from the coding sequence ATGGACTTCGCCGCGCTTCGCCTCACGCTCGAGCTTGCCGCCCTCACGACGGCGCTGCTTCTCTGCGTCAGCGTGCCTCTCGCCGCCTGGGTCGCAGGCTCCACGCGCTGGTACGCACGCGCGGTCGAAGCCGCTATCGCCTTGCCGCTGGTGCTACCACCTACCGTCCTCGGCTTCTACCTGCTCGTCGGCCTTGGCCCACGCACCGCCGCCGGCCGCGCGATTGCCACGCTACTCGGGCATTCGCTCGCATTCTCGTTCGCCGGGCTCGTCGTCGGGTCGATGCTCTATTCGCTTCCCTTTGCGATGCAGCCGCTGATCGTAGCCTTCCGCGCGGTGCCTGCATTGCAGCGAGAAGCTGCAAGCATCCTCGGCGCGTCGCCGCTGCAAGTCTTCCGTCGCATTACGCTGCCACTCGCCAAGCAAGGTTTCCTCGCGGCCGCGGTGCTTGCGTTCGCCCACACCGTCGGCGAGTTCGGCGTCGTGCTGATGCTCGGCGGCGACATCCCCGGCTCCACGCGCACGCTCTCCATCGCCATCTTCGATCAGGTGCAGGAAGGCAATTACGCTGCGGCAAATACGATGTCGCTCGCTTTGCTGGTGCTGTCGTTCGTGGCGCTGCTTGCTGTCTACGCACGCCGCTCGCGGAGATCCGCACATGCCTGA